Proteins from one Rosa chinensis cultivar Old Blush chromosome 7, RchiOBHm-V2, whole genome shotgun sequence genomic window:
- the LOC112178086 gene encoding uncharacterized protein LOC112178086 encodes MFLNPIWGTFDLAQCKQDVNLTVSVVRELMGEQLLNGDKALCVGEGSASAVMALQDLGFPNARGVYEHRFFSLKRKQFGYEIYYEDKSFDFVFCRDLDKVSVPALLVLEIERVLSPGGIRAMLVGSSGLAPNSLIRSATPISSLLKSSSVMHVNYISNFTLVVFRKSYENAGLFEQYRLPANCQSLTNNRPLIEKMEPLVKEKPVKDGKMATYLPNFIDVSSKKRLVYIDIGAAEHLKSNVTDWFLPSYPITHRAFHVYFVDHNTSVLLSYVKKPGITFVYHPGLAGIKDKDNVNIEADAEPYVSDEGFDFLVWFKETVQHAEFVVLKMNAGSVELKFLIHTRPLPIP; translated from the coding sequence ATGTTTCTGAATCCCATTTGGGGTACTTTCGATTTGGCGCAGTGCAAGCAAGATGTGAACTTGACTGTCAGTGTGGTCAGAGAGCTAATGGGCGAGCAGCTTTTGAACGGTGATAAGGCTCTCTGTGTCGGTGAAGGATCAGCCTCGGCCGTGATGGCGTTGCAAGATTTGGGGTTTCCCAATGCTCGTGGTGTTTATGAACACCGATTCTTCTCCCTCAAGCGCAAACAGTTTGGGTATGAGATTTACTATGAGGACAAGTCTTTCGATTTCGTGTTCTGCAGGGATCTAGACAAGGTTTCAGTCCCTGCTCTGCTTGTGCTCGAGATTGAGCGCGTTCTTAGCCCAGGTGGAATTAGGGCTATGCTTGTTGGTAGCAGTGGTTTGGCTCCGAATAGCCTGATTAGGTCTGCTACCCCAATTTCTTCATTGCTGAAGAGCTCCAGTGTCATGCATGTTAATTATATCAGCAATTTCACACTGGTTGTGTTCAGGAAGAGTTACGAAAATGCGGGTCTATTTGAGCAGTATCGCCTTCCGGCTAACTGCCAATCCCTCACGAACAATAGACCTTTGATCGAGAAAATGGAGCCTCTTGTGAAGGAAAAGCCAGTGAAGGACGGGAAGATGGCTACTTATTTGCCTAATTTTATTGATGTTTCCTCAAAGAAGCGGTTGGTCTATATCGATATTGGGGCAGCAGAGCACCTGAAATCAAATGTCACAGACTGGTTCCTTCCTTCTTATCCGATTACACACAGAGCTTTCCATGTCTATTTTGTTGACCACAACACTTCTGTGCTATTGTCTTATGTCAAAAAGCCGGGAATCACCTTCGTTTATCATCCAGGGCTAGCTGGAATTAAGGACAAGGACAATGTTAACATTGAAGCAGATGCAGAGCCCTATGTCTCAGATGAAGggtttgattttcttgtttggtTTAAAGAAACAGTGCAGCATGCCGAGTTTGTGGTGCTGAAGATGAATGCAGGCAGTGTGGAATTGAAGTTCCTCATCCACACGAGGCCACTTCCAATTCCCTGA